In Tepidanaerobacter syntrophicus, the following are encoded in one genomic region:
- a CDS encoding cysteine desulfurase family protein — translation MRQVYLDNSSTTRVSDNAAKSAFEAMTLYYGNPSSMHRKGIEAEKIIKEAREKIASFLGRTANEIYFTSGGTESNNWAIRGAALSLKRRGNHIITTNIEHPSVLEVFKVLERQGYKVTYLNTDEDGFIDINDLKKVLTEDTVLVSIMYVNNEIGSIQPISEAAEAIKSYNKNILFHVDAVQAFGKIDLVPALAGIDLLSVSGHKIHAPKGIGVLFVRDNANIEPLIYGGGQEKGLRSGTENVPGIAGLSCAAWEITQNMKEWKIKMKSLKKRLKDGILEKIPDVVLNTPEINSAPHILNASFIGTRGEILLHALEGKGIFVSTGSACSSHKGGASHVLKAVGKSLEEQDSAIRFSLSHFISEDDIDYVIETLTEEVCEIRKFVRR, via the coding sequence TTGAGGCAAGTATATCTTGATAATAGTTCAACAACCAGAGTTTCTGATAATGCAGCTAAGTCTGCTTTTGAAGCGATGACGCTGTATTATGGAAACCCTTCTTCTATGCATAGAAAAGGAATAGAAGCTGAAAAGATAATAAAAGAAGCCAGAGAAAAAATTGCGAGTTTTTTAGGAAGGACAGCAAATGAAATTTACTTTACTTCAGGAGGCACAGAATCTAACAATTGGGCAATCAGAGGAGCAGCGCTAAGCCTCAAACGTCGCGGCAATCATATAATTACCACTAACATTGAGCATCCATCTGTTTTAGAAGTTTTTAAAGTTCTAGAAAGGCAAGGGTATAAAGTCACATATCTTAATACTGACGAAGATGGTTTCATAGACATAAATGATTTAAAAAAGGTTTTAACCGAGGATACAGTTTTAGTGAGCATAATGTATGTAAACAATGAAATCGGCTCTATTCAGCCTATAAGTGAGGCGGCTGAAGCGATTAAGAGTTACAATAAAAATATACTTTTTCACGTTGATGCAGTCCAGGCATTTGGTAAGATTGACCTTGTGCCGGCTTTAGCAGGAATAGATTTGCTGTCTGTAAGTGGCCATAAAATCCACGCTCCTAAAGGCATTGGCGTTCTTTTTGTAAGGGATAATGCAAATATAGAACCACTTATATATGGCGGAGGACAGGAAAAAGGGCTTCGCTCAGGAACCGAAAATGTGCCAGGAATAGCAGGCCTTAGCTGTGCTGCTTGGGAGATTACACAGAATATGAAAGAATGGAAAATAAAAATGAAAAGCCTTAAAAAACGCTTAAAAGATGGTATATTAGAAAAAATTCCTGACGTTGTTTTAAATACTCCGGAAATTAACAGCGCTCCCCATATTCTAAATGCTTCTTTTATAGGAACAAGAGGGGAAATACTTTTACATGCCCTTGAAGGAAAAGGTATATTCGTGTCAACAGGTTCTGCCTGCTCATCTCACAAAGGCGGAGCAAGCCATGTTCTAAAGGCTGTTGGAAAAAGCTTAGAGGAACAGGATAGTGCAATAAGATTTAGCTTATCGCATTTTATTTCAGAAGATGACATAGATTATGTAATAGAAACCTTAACCGAGGAAGTCTGCGAAATACGAAAATTTGTGCGGAGGTAG
- a CDS encoding DUF441 domain-containing protein: protein MDQGVLIILAILVLGVLSKNNSLALAAAVVLTLRLANLKQALIFLDKNALKWGIIILTMGIIAPFATGEITSKDVSDAMRNPSAIAALIAGAVTVILSGKGTDLISTSPQIVIGIILGSIIGVAFFKGVPVGPLTAAGIVAVIMQFTK, encoded by the coding sequence ATGGATCAAGGAGTTTTAATTATCTTAGCAATACTTGTCTTAGGCGTTCTATCGAAGAACAATTCACTTGCTCTGGCAGCTGCGGTAGTTCTTACCTTACGGCTTGCCAATTTAAAGCAAGCGTTAATTTTTCTTGACAAAAACGCTTTAAAATGGGGTATAATCATTTTAACAATGGGCATCATAGCCCCCTTTGCAACTGGGGAAATTACCTCAAAAGATGTAAGCGATGCCATGAGAAATCCCTCGGCAATTGCTGCTCTTATTGCAGGAGCTGTTACTGTCATATTGTCGGGCAAGGGAACAGATTTGATATCAACAAGTCCCCAGATAGTTATAGGTATTATTCTTGGTTCTATTATAGGTGTAGCATTTTTCAAGGGCGTTCCCGTAGGGCCACTTACAGCGGCAGGCATAGTCGCGGTAATTATGCAGTTCACAAAATGA
- a CDS encoding AzlD domain-containing protein — protein sequence MRTSLSYLYLVLTMGFVTYLLRMLPATLLSKKKIPKLFVKFLKFIPAAVLSALLFQGVFIYGGRLNISFYNPLLVASIIAFPIAYKTKNMFATVLAGMGIVMLFNYII from the coding sequence ATGAGGACTAGCTTAAGTTACTTATATCTCGTGCTTACTATGGGTTTTGTAACATATCTTTTAAGAATGCTGCCTGCCACACTTCTTTCAAAAAAGAAAATCCCAAAATTATTTGTCAAGTTTTTAAAGTTCATTCCTGCAGCTGTACTTTCCGCTTTGCTTTTTCAAGGTGTATTTATTTATGGAGGAAGATTGAATATTTCTTTCTATAATCCTTTACTGGTTGCTTCGATAATAGCCTTTCCCATTGCTTATAAGACAAAAAACATGTTTGCAACGGTGCTGGCAGGAATGGGCATTGTTATGTTGTTTAATTATATAATATAA
- a CDS encoding nicotinate phosphoribosyltransferase → MKELKNLNDVKDIKIDPERPLFSASHDEIIAGMTTDIYFIKTMEILRHMNISQKEVVAEIFPRKHGVMCGTEEVINILKNKNVEVYAVPEGETFEPKDTVVRIKGPYEEFGIYETALLGVLAHSSAWATAARACREAAGERLCICFGARHVHPAVAPVMERAAIIGGADNASCILAAKFLGREPSGTIPHAAIIMAGDTVKIAKVYNEIMPPDSPRIILVDTFKDEAEETINVAEALGKDLQGVRLDTPGERGGVTPDLVYEVRKRLDLKGYDYVKIFVSGGLTPERIKVLIEAGADAFGVGSYISGASPIDMTLDLKMVDGKPIAKRGRIPGMIDNPKLKRVK, encoded by the coding sequence ATGAAAGAACTCAAAAACTTAAATGATGTAAAAGATATTAAAATTGATCCTGAAAGACCGTTATTTTCAGCAAGTCATGATGAGATAATAGCAGGAATGACCACAGACATTTATTTTATCAAAACTATGGAAATATTAAGACATATGAATATTTCTCAAAAAGAAGTAGTGGCAGAAATATTTCCACGCAAACATGGGGTAATGTGCGGTACAGAAGAGGTTATAAATATTTTAAAAAACAAAAATGTAGAAGTCTATGCGGTGCCGGAAGGTGAGACATTCGAACCGAAAGATACCGTTGTTAGAATAAAAGGACCTTATGAGGAATTTGGCATATACGAAACCGCACTTTTAGGGGTTCTAGCTCATTCCAGCGCTTGGGCAACAGCAGCCAGAGCTTGTCGCGAAGCAGCAGGGGAGAGGCTTTGTATATGCTTTGGAGCAAGGCATGTTCATCCTGCGGTAGCACCTGTTATGGAGCGAGCAGCAATCATAGGTGGCGCCGATAATGCAAGCTGTATTTTGGCTGCAAAATTCCTTGGAAGAGAACCTTCCGGAACAATTCCACATGCAGCTATAATTATGGCGGGAGATACCGTTAAAATCGCAAAGGTCTATAATGAAATAATGCCGCCCGATTCCCCTAGAATAATTCTAGTAGACACTTTTAAAGATGAAGCCGAAGAAACAATAAATGTTGCAGAGGCACTCGGAAAGGACTTGCAAGGAGTTAGACTGGATACTCCCGGTGAGCGGGGAGGAGTCACGCCTGATTTGGTTTATGAAGTCAGAAAGCGACTGGACCTAAAAGGATATGATTATGTAAAAATCTTTGTATCGGGCGGTCTTACGCCGGAAAGAATAAAGGTCCTTATAGAAGCCGGTGCCGATGCTTTTGGTGTTGGCAGTTACATATCAGGAGCATCTCCTATTGACATGACCCTTGATTTAAAGATGGTAGACGGCAAACCTATCGCAAAACGAGGCAGAATTCCAGGAATGATAGATAATCCAAAACTTAAAAGAGTTAAATGA
- a CDS encoding ABC transporter substrate-binding protein — protein MNKKAAGVILIILTIFFSGACSNLSKSGSQSSNVENELSKAEKPISGGTINLAAMSSLNLDPLNAANEDDKNILSLIYEGLVKVDGQGKIQPALAENWQIDETGTTYTFNLRQDVKWHSGESFSSNDVKATFDRVRELKKSAKSNTQALFAEFNNVQSYDAPNAATFVVHLYKPDPDFLNKITCGIIPASSIEALKASNASGQSFAGTGPFEIVSKTSDSITLKRNESYYDKKPYIKEVNIKIFPDKETAKEAFMSSSIDVIEIGQEDYDKFSEVKDSYMLQYPSRYFEFVALNLTNQLFSDANVRQAMLMGIDRNRILQDTIWGRGLIVDGPILPYSWAFNPNAQHIEYNKKLAAEKLEELGWKDENGDGILEKTIGTKKYKFEFELLVNASDSARYQAASHIAEDLKELGISVKITNLNWEELRSKVMSKKYEAAIMGWKLAPNPDLGVMFSSSEIKNGYNFVSYSSKELDDVLNKIQTSRDENNKKELLYKASEIISRDLPYLFLYSPNDILALNTRVKGVNPNPINVFYNISEWWLKQ, from the coding sequence ATGAATAAGAAAGCAGCGGGAGTAATCCTTATTATCCTAACAATATTTTTCAGTGGGGCATGCTCTAATTTGAGTAAATCTGGCTCTCAAAGTTCAAATGTCGAAAATGAACTAAGCAAAGCTGAAAAGCCTATAAGCGGTGGTACCATAAATCTTGCGGCAATGTCAAGTCTGAATTTAGATCCTTTAAATGCTGCAAATGAAGATGACAAAAATATTTTAAGCCTTATTTATGAAGGTCTTGTAAAAGTTGATGGGCAAGGTAAAATTCAGCCGGCACTTGCTGAAAATTGGCAGATAGATGAAACAGGAACCACATATACATTTAATCTTAGGCAGGATGTAAAATGGCACAGCGGCGAGAGTTTTTCTTCAAATGATGTAAAAGCTACTTTTGACAGGGTTCGTGAGCTGAAAAAATCGGCAAAAAGCAACACACAGGCCTTGTTTGCAGAATTTAATAATGTCCAAAGCTATGACGCACCCAATGCCGCAACTTTTGTAGTCCATTTATATAAGCCGGATCCGGATTTTCTTAACAAAATTACTTGCGGTATCATTCCGGCATCGTCTATTGAAGCTTTAAAGGCAAGCAACGCATCAGGTCAATCGTTTGCCGGAACAGGACCTTTTGAAATTGTCAGCAAAACCAGTGATTCAATAACATTAAAAAGGAACGAGTCTTACTACGATAAAAAACCTTATATCAAGGAAGTTAATATAAAAATCTTCCCAGATAAAGAAACGGCAAAAGAGGCTTTTATGAGCAGCTCTATAGATGTTATTGAAATCGGACAAGAAGATTATGATAAATTTAGCGAAGTAAAAGATAGTTACATGCTTCAATATCCTTCCAGATATTTTGAGTTTGTGGCTTTAAATCTTACAAACCAATTATTTAGCGATGCCAATGTGCGGCAAGCGATGTTAATGGGGATAGACCGCAACAGGATTCTTCAAGACACCATATGGGGAAGAGGACTTATTGTAGATGGGCCGATTCTGCCGTATTCATGGGCATTCAATCCTAATGCACAGCACATAGAATACAATAAAAAACTTGCAGCTGAAAAGCTTGAAGAATTAGGATGGAAAGATGAAAATGGTGATGGAATTTTAGAAAAGACTATTGGAACAAAAAAATACAAATTTGAATTTGAATTACTAGTTAATGCGTCAGATAGCGCCAGATATCAAGCTGCTTCTCATATAGCAGAAGACTTAAAAGAACTGGGGATTTCTGTAAAGATAACAAATCTAAACTGGGAAGAACTTCGAAGTAAAGTTATGAGCAAAAAGTACGAAGCGGCTATAATGGGATGGAAACTAGCGCCAAACCCGGATCTTGGAGTTATGTTTTCCAGCAGCGAGATAAAAAATGGCTATAATTTCGTTTCCTATTCAAGCAAAGAGCTTGATGATGTTTTAAACAAAATACAGACATCGCGGGATGAAAATAACAAAAAAGAGCTTTTATATAAGGCTTCAGAGATTATAAGCCGAGATTTACCTTATTTATTTCTATACAGCCCAAATGATATTTTGGCTCTAAATACTAGGGTAAAGGGTGTAAATCCAAATCCTATAAATGTATTTTACAATATAAGTGAGTGGTGGCTTAAACAATGA
- the coaE gene encoding dephospho-CoA kinase (Dephospho-CoA kinase (CoaE) performs the final step in coenzyme A biosynthesis.) yields the protein MTVIGLTGGIASGKSTVTALLKEKGAVIIDADKIAREIMSKGEPAWFEVLNYFGDEILNDDRSDIDRKKLAHIVFSDKAKLEVLNNITHPKIIEEIKRQVEEYKKAGKKIIVIDAALLIETGLDKIADEVWVVAANEDIQLQRLMAREKDITKDEALKRIKSQMPLAEKLKFADRVIDNNSSIEETKKQVDKMWTKIS from the coding sequence TTGACGGTAATCGGTCTTACAGGAGGTATAGCCAGCGGTAAAAGTACTGTAACGGCATTGCTTAAAGAAAAAGGCGCTGTTATAATAGATGCAGACAAAATTGCACGAGAAATAATGTCAAAGGGCGAGCCTGCCTGGTTTGAAGTATTGAATTATTTTGGCGATGAGATATTAAATGATGATAGAAGCGATATAGATAGAAAGAAACTTGCACATATTGTATTTTCTGATAAAGCTAAGCTTGAAGTATTAAACAATATTACTCATCCTAAGATTATAGAAGAAATTAAAAGACAGGTTGAGGAATATAAAAAAGCAGGCAAAAAAATCATTGTAATTGATGCGGCACTACTCATAGAAACAGGTCTTGATAAAATCGCAGATGAAGTATGGGTGGTTGCAGCTAATGAGGATATTCAGCTTCAAAGGCTTATGGCACGAGAAAAAGACATTACAAAGGATGAAGCTTTAAAAAGAATAAAATCTCAGATGCCACTAGCCGAAAAACTGAAATTTGCAGATAGAGTCATAGACAATAACTCAAGTATTGAAGAAACAAAAAAGCAAGTAGACAAAATGTGGACTAAAATCTCATGA
- a CDS encoding IS30 family transposase: MSLVYCIRTREKGKHLTFSEREELEEMVKQNNAAPKKEKLSQRKIAERMGVSPATISRELKRGKVVLLDTYLREVISYSAIVAQDDYDNKASAKGPHLKIGKNRRLADKIEECIIEEKYSPYATIEKLKDDSSYQETPISVRTLYNYIDQNLLLNVSKKDLPRKGKSSKRKYTRVTRRIKDITAKRIDDRPKEADGRDELGHWEMDCIESGRAKGRACLLVLVERMSRKTLIFKMRSQTQKEVKRQLDQLEKRIGTKRFGMVFKSITVDNGSEFLDWRNLEQSCVSSRGILRTQIYYCHPYHSWERGTNEQVNGHIRRFIPKGCAISKYSTKEILKIQEWLNTYPRKILNGKSARELLKEELRKCS; this comes from the coding sequence ATGAGCTTAGTATATTGTATCAGAACACGAGAAAAAGGTAAACATCTAACATTTTCCGAGCGAGAAGAATTAGAAGAAATGGTAAAGCAAAACAATGCCGCGCCAAAGAAAGAAAAACTGAGCCAGCGTAAAATAGCAGAGCGGATGGGTGTAAGTCCTGCAACAATAAGCCGGGAATTAAAGCGCGGAAAGGTAGTATTATTAGATACTTATTTGCGGGAAGTAATCAGCTATTCAGCTATAGTAGCACAAGATGATTACGACAATAAGGCAAGCGCTAAAGGACCTCATTTAAAGATTGGCAAAAATAGACGATTAGCAGATAAGATTGAAGAATGCATTATAGAAGAAAAATATTCTCCCTATGCCACAATAGAAAAACTAAAAGACGATAGCAGCTATCAAGAAACGCCAATATCAGTGCGCACCCTTTATAATTACATAGACCAAAACTTATTGCTCAATGTAAGCAAAAAAGATTTACCTCGAAAAGGAAAGAGCAGCAAGCGAAAATACACCCGAGTGACAAGGCGAATAAAGGATATAACTGCAAAGCGCATAGATGATCGCCCAAAGGAAGCTGATGGCAGAGATGAGTTAGGCCATTGGGAGATGGACTGTATAGAGTCAGGACGCGCAAAAGGAAGAGCCTGCCTATTAGTACTTGTAGAGAGAATGAGCCGAAAAACACTGATATTCAAGATGCGCTCTCAAACACAAAAAGAGGTTAAAAGACAATTAGATCAATTAGAAAAAAGAATAGGAACTAAGCGCTTTGGCATGGTGTTTAAATCGATAACAGTAGATAACGGCAGCGAGTTTTTGGATTGGAGGAACTTGGAACAATCATGTGTAAGCAGCCGGGGCATATTGCGTACCCAGATTTATTATTGCCATCCATACCATTCATGGGAAAGAGGAACTAACGAACAGGTAAACGGCCACATAAGGCGATTTATTCCAAAGGGCTGTGCAATTTCAAAATACAGCACAAAAGAGATTTTAAAGATTCAAGAATGGCTAAATACATATCCGCGAAAAATATTAAATGGAAAAAGCGCAAGAGAATTGCTTAAAGAAGAATTAAGAAAATGTTCATAG
- a CDS encoding DUF896 domain-containing protein — translation MISDQQIARINALYKKQKGEGLTPEEKQEQAYLRRLYIDSVKVNLKSQLDNIEIVEPSDDRSFSDDSVE, via the coding sequence ATGATATCAGACCAGCAGATAGCCCGTATTAACGCACTTTATAAAAAACAAAAAGGCGAAGGTCTTACACCTGAAGAAAAACAAGAGCAGGCATACCTTCGCAGGCTCTATATTGATTCTGTGAAAGTCAATCTAAAGTCGCAATTGGATAACATAGAAATTGTGGAGCCTTCAGATGATCGCAGTTTTTCGGATGACAGTGTCGAATAA
- the queG gene encoding tRNA epoxyqueuosine(34) reductase QueG has protein sequence MNLKSEIIRFSKEIGIDKVGFASADPFLKEKEILQERKRKQLISPFEEQDMEARCNPQRLLDGAKTIICFAIGYLIEPSVKKEFSSVDIPEGEISKYAQIKDYHNVLNEKLIRIADFISEKEPGKFKIMVDTGALIERAAAARAGIGWIGENTCLFTPEFGSWVFVGEILTDIEIESDDPAETYCDKCGRCIAVCPTGALIEPFKLNPHKCLSYITQMRGQIPKEFRETLGNMIFGCDICQDVCPYNKDVNIPNHQEFFPDVPLEKNLEKLAILSKQDFIRMFKPTAAGWRGRNIIRRNAICALGNIRYKGAIKTLEYLTTDPSEIIREQASWSLRQIIQSV, from the coding sequence ATGAATTTAAAATCTGAGATAATTCGCTTTTCAAAAGAAATAGGCATTGATAAAGTAGGCTTTGCGTCGGCAGATCCTTTTTTAAAAGAAAAAGAAATTTTGCAAGAAAGAAAGAGAAAGCAGCTAATTTCTCCTTTTGAAGAACAAGATATGGAAGCAAGATGCAATCCTCAAAGACTTCTTGACGGAGCTAAAACGATTATATGTTTTGCGATTGGCTATCTTATAGAACCTTCTGTAAAAAAAGAATTTTCTTCAGTTGATATACCTGAAGGCGAAATTTCCAAATATGCACAAATTAAAGACTATCATAATGTTTTAAATGAAAAGCTTATCAGGATAGCAGATTTCATTTCAGAAAAAGAACCAGGCAAGTTTAAAATAATGGTAGATACAGGTGCGCTAATTGAAAGAGCTGCTGCAGCTCGTGCAGGAATAGGGTGGATTGGAGAGAATACCTGCCTTTTTACTCCTGAATTCGGCTCATGGGTGTTCGTAGGGGAGATACTTACTGATATTGAGATTGAATCAGACGATCCGGCCGAAACTTATTGTGATAAATGCGGCCGATGCATAGCTGTCTGTCCTACAGGCGCATTAATAGAGCCTTTTAAGTTAAATCCACACAAATGTCTTTCTTATATCACACAAATGAGAGGGCAAATCCCAAAAGAATTCAGAGAAACTCTTGGAAATATGATTTTTGGGTGCGATATATGTCAAGATGTCTGTCCTTATAACAAGGATGTCAATATCCCAAATCACCAGGAATTTTTTCCGGATGTACCTTTAGAAAAAAATCTAGAAAAACTAGCAATTCTTAGCAAACAAGATTTTATTAGGATGTTTAAGCCTACAGCAGCCGGCTGGCGAGGCAGAAATATTATTCGAAGAAATGCCATATGCGCTCTGGGAAACATAAGGTATAAAGGGGCGATAAAAACTCTTGAGTATCTAACTACAGACCCTTCGGAAATAATAAGGGAACAAGCATCTTGGTCTCTTCGACAAATTATTCAGTCTGTATAG
- a CDS encoding (2Fe-2S)-binding protein codes for MRVIHHPILGDETRQFNAKITVDGKEIPAIEGEPIAAALLAAGIKKFRETQKYHKPRGIFCAIGRCTDCVMTVDGVPNVRTCVTPVRDGMIINTQKGLGKWGDQQS; via the coding sequence TTGCGCGTAATACATCATCCTATATTAGGAGATGAAACCAGGCAGTTTAATGCCAAAATAACAGTAGACGGAAAAGAAATCCCGGCAATAGAAGGCGAGCCCATTGCCGCAGCTCTTTTGGCGGCAGGAATAAAAAAGTTTAGAGAAACACAAAAATACCATAAACCTAGGGGCATATTTTGCGCTATTGGAAGATGCACAGATTGTGTAATGACTGTGGACGGTGTTCCGAACGTCAGGACATGTGTAACGCCTGTTAGAGATGGAATGATCATAAATACACAAAAGGGTTTGGGAAAATGGGGTGATCAGCAATCATGA
- a CDS encoding AzlC family ABC transporter permease — protein MKTVMQQSKEKNDLIFGIKRAIPIVFGYIPVGFAMGVTASNTGLTPFETGLMSVFVYAGSAQFVAIDMIRSNASFIAIIITTFLVNLRHLLFSASLAPHFQHIKQKLIFIISFFITDESFAVSITDAEQGSLSHSYYLGLYITAYLSWILSTVIGAAFGNLIPDTKALGFDFALPGMFLALLCMQLKNIKFIFVSLISGLLSIILIYLMPGNWNVILAAVIAAVIGVFIDDED, from the coding sequence ATGAAAACAGTTATGCAGCAAAGCAAAGAGAAAAACGATCTCATTTTTGGAATAAAACGAGCTATACCCATTGTGTTCGGGTATATCCCAGTTGGATTTGCAATGGGTGTTACAGCATCTAATACAGGCCTGACTCCCTTTGAAACCGGTTTGATGTCTGTATTTGTTTATGCAGGCTCAGCTCAATTTGTAGCAATAGATATGATAAGATCAAATGCAAGTTTCATCGCCATTATAATAACTACATTTTTGGTAAATTTAAGGCATTTACTTTTCAGTGCTTCGCTAGCGCCGCATTTTCAGCATATAAAGCAAAAATTGATTTTCATCATTTCTTTTTTTATTACTGATGAAAGCTTTGCAGTAAGTATTACTGATGCGGAACAAGGTTCTTTATCTCATAGTTATTATTTAGGTCTTTATATTACCGCTTATCTAAGTTGGATTTTAAGCACCGTTATAGGTGCTGCATTTGGTAATCTGATACCGGATACTAAAGCTCTTGGCTTTGATTTTGCACTGCCTGGGATGTTTCTTGCTTTGTTATGTATGCAGCTTAAAAATATTAAATTCATTTTTGTGTCGTTAATATCAGGATTGCTTTCCATCATTTTGATATATCTAATGCCGGGAAACTGGAATGTTATTTTAGCTGCCGTAATCGCAGCGGTGATAGGAGTGTTTATTGACGATGAGGACTAG
- the thiI gene encoding tRNA uracil 4-sulfurtransferase ThiI, which produces MERLYLISFGEIALKGENRPFFERMLTQRIKQVIMPYDKNVQLKNVHGRIYCFTQAPKEKVAEALKKVFGIVYICPAVSCENNIEDIKNTALEVIKEQDYYGKTFKVETRRPNKSFPLKSPEVNAQVGAYILSNIEGLKVNVHDPDIRLDIEIREKTFIYSEKIPGPGGLPIGCTGKAISLLSGGIDSPVATYMIMKRGVEIEPIYFHSFPFTTDRAKEKVIDLCKVLAGYSGKIRLHVVNFTEALKEIGKNTPEEFLTIMMRRMMVRVADKIAEERGAKALVTGESLGQVASQTMEAIAATNEVASMPIFRPLIGFDKIEIMDIARKIGTYDISIEPYADCCSVFVPKHPKIRPAICEVHKAEEDIDVEKLVSMCIEGIEIFDVTP; this is translated from the coding sequence ATGGAAAGACTTTATTTAATAAGTTTTGGAGAGATTGCTTTAAAAGGCGAGAATAGGCCATTTTTTGAAAGAATGCTGACTCAAAGAATTAAACAGGTTATTATGCCTTACGACAAGAATGTGCAGTTAAAAAATGTCCATGGCAGAATTTATTGCTTTACGCAAGCACCGAAAGAAAAAGTGGCAGAAGCCTTAAAAAAAGTTTTTGGTATAGTTTATATATGCCCTGCCGTAAGCTGCGAAAACAACATTGAAGATATAAAAAATACCGCTCTTGAGGTAATCAAAGAACAAGACTATTACGGCAAGACTTTTAAGGTTGAAACCAGGCGGCCCAATAAATCGTTTCCCCTTAAATCTCCCGAGGTAAATGCACAGGTCGGTGCTTACATTCTAAGTAATATAGAAGGACTTAAAGTAAATGTCCATGATCCTGATATAAGACTTGATATCGAGATACGAGAAAAAACGTTTATTTACTCTGAGAAGATTCCCGGACCGGGAGGACTTCCTATAGGATGCACCGGGAAAGCCATATCCCTTCTTTCCGGCGGTATAGACAGTCCTGTTGCAACATATATGATAATGAAGCGAGGCGTGGAAATAGAACCTATATATTTTCACAGTTTTCCGTTTACCACTGATAGAGCGAAGGAAAAGGTAATCGATCTTTGCAAAGTGCTTGCCGGTTATTCGGGTAAAATACGGCTTCATGTTGTGAATTTTACAGAAGCGCTGAAAGAAATCGGGAAGAATACACCTGAAGAATTTTTGACAATCATGATGAGGCGTATGATGGTCCGAGTAGCTGACAAAATCGCAGAAGAACGCGGAGCCAAAGCATTGGTTACAGGGGAAAGCCTTGGACAAGTAGCAAGTCAAACCATGGAAGCAATTGCTGCAACCAACGAAGTGGCTTCAATGCCGATTTTTCGCCCACTAATAGGGTTTGATAAAATCGAGATAATGGATATTGCAAGAAAAATCGGCACATATGATATTTCAATAGAGCCATATGCAGACTGCTGTTCGGTGTTTGTACCTAAGCATCCAAAAATACGTCCGGCTATTTGCGAAGTCCATAAAGCCGAAGAGGATATTGATGTGGAAAAGCTTGTCAGTATGTGTATTGAAGGTATTGAAATATTTGATGTTACTCCATAA
- a CDS encoding cysteine hydrolase family protein: MKALLVIDMLNDFIDEDGALSVGPQGKAIINIIKEKISEFRKNEYPIIFICDNHEKNDKEFEMFAPHCIAGTAGAKIISDLDVKDVDKVISKRRYSAFFGTDLDLYLRENNIDEIFLTGVCTNICVLYTAADARNLAYKVSIYKDAVASFDSTAHDFALKEAKNTLGCNII; encoded by the coding sequence GTGAAAGCTTTATTAGTAATTGACATGTTAAATGATTTTATTGATGAAGACGGGGCATTAAGCGTTGGGCCTCAAGGTAAAGCAATTATAAATATTATAAAAGAAAAAATAAGCGAGTTTCGTAAAAATGAATACCCCATTATATTTATTTGCGATAACCATGAAAAAAATGATAAAGAATTTGAGATGTTTGCCCCTCACTGCATTGCCGGCACTGCCGGTGCAAAAATAATTAGTGATTTAGACGTAAAAGATGTGGATAAAGTAATATCAAAAAGACGCTACAGCGCCTTTTTCGGAACCGATCTGGATTTATATTTAAGAGAAAACAATATAGATGAAATATTTTTGACAGGTGTCTGCACCAACATTTGTGTTCTCTATACTGCTGCTGATGCGCGAAATTTAGCATATAAGGTGAGTATTTATAAAGACGCAGTTGCATCTTTTGATAGCACTGCCCATGATTTTGCTTTAAAAGAAGCAAAAAATACCTTAGGATGCAATATTATTTAA